One Thermodesulfobacteriota bacterium genomic window, CGAAGATGAAGCGGGAGACGGTCACCGGGACGCCCACCGCGAAGATCGCGGCCAGCACCCAGTTGAAGGGGTTGCGCACCAGCTGGGCCAGGTATTCCTGGGGGGTCAGGCCCAGCAGGAGCTTTTCTTTGACGGTCCAGAGGGTCTTGCCCTCCTCCTTGTACGGGGTTGTGACCGGGGTGTGCCCGTTGGCAACGAGTGTTCTCATGGATGCAGCTCCTCCTGGTTATCGCTTGTTGGCCTGTTGCTCGTTCTTCACTGCCTCCTTACGAGTCGCCAGGAGGTGGAAGCCGCCGAAGAGGGCGGGCCAGATCGTCAGCACCATGGGCACGATGGTCAAAAACTCCTTGACGTAGTTGATGATCGGCTCGTTGCCCAGCTCGGTGTCAAAGCCAACATTCTCGAAGCCCACCGAGGACAGGTACATCCAGGCCGTGCCCCCCACCTCCTTCTCGCCGTAGATATGATCCACGTAGCGATCCGGGTTGCTGCGGATCCGCTCATGTCCCAGCTTGATGAGATCCTGGCGGCGGCCGAAGGTCAGCACCTCCTGGGGGCAGGCCTCCACGCAGGCCGGCGGCCGACCGAGCTTGAGCCGGGTGTCGTAGCAGAAGATGCACTTCTTCACCACCGGGTTGAGGACACTGGAGTAGCTGTAGGCCGGCACGTAGAACGGGCAGGCGACCATGCAGGTCCGGCAGCCGACGCACACCGAGGCGTCATAGACCACCGCCCCTTCGGGCGTCTTCTTGTAGGCGTTGACGAAGCAGGAGGTGAGGCAGGCCGGCTCGTTGCAGTGGTTGCACTGGATCTTCCGGAACAAGGGATGATCCTGACCCGGCACCTCGTAACGGTTGACCACCGTGTAGGCGCCCTCGGAGGTGCGGCGCTTCTGGTTCAGGACCGACTGG contains:
- a CDS encoding 4Fe-4S dicluster domain-containing protein, which produces MMSTLNRRKFLKGGLLGGAAATVLGTKKAEAAHSFGGYPESMGVLVDLTRCVGCRSCEAACNKEQGLPTPAQPFDDQSVLNQKRRTSEGAYTVVNRYEVPGQDHPLFRKIQCNHCNEPACLTSCFVNAYKKTPEGAVVYDASVCVGCRTCMVACPFYVPAYSYSSVLNPVVKKCIFCYDTRLKLGRPPACVEACPQEVLTFGRRQDLIKLGHERIRSNPDRYVDHIYGEKEVGGTAWMYLSSVGFENVGFDTELGNEPIINYVKEFLTIVPMVLTIWPALFGGFHLLATRKEAVKNEQQANKR
- a CDS encoding polysulfide reductase encodes the protein MRTLVANGHTPVTTPYKEEGKTLWTVKEKLLLGLTPQEYLAQLVRNPFNWVLAAIFAVGVPVTVSRFIF